A section of the Girardinichthys multiradiatus isolate DD_20200921_A chromosome 5, DD_fGirMul_XY1, whole genome shotgun sequence genome encodes:
- the pdcd4a gene encoding programmed cell death protein 4a — MATQVDVWSSAPQADGVVTLDHQPKASCPYSDDDDGLDEVEVNGNWTPQEKALHEARLKAKAKRRLRRSSSRNSTSDSVSESGETPGGDPHAAKGKVHNNDRKSRTGKGRGLPKKGGAGGKGVWGAPGMVYEAEEPDVRDPNYDEAAQGDTVYETVVPEVEEKELEKMVNPIVLEYFEHGDTKEVEVLLKELNLGQHKYEFTSVAVSLSLEGKASHRELTSRLLSDLSGKMLTQGDMAHAFDKMVKELPDLILDTPEAPQMLGQFIARGIADHVLPMNFLDTYKGKVDCEHARVALDRAAVLLSMKKGMIGLDNVWGVGGGLRPVKHLVKKMNLLLKEYLISGDVSEAEHCLRDLEVPHFHHELVYEAIVMVLESNGDTASHMMMKLLQSFWKTGLITVDQMNRGFQRVYDELHEICLDVPLAHPIMEAFVDLCYQESVITKQLRDACPFRGRKRFVSEGDGGLIKN, encoded by the exons ATGGCGACCCAAGTGGATGTTTGGTCCTCCGCACCGCAAGCCGACG GTGTGGTTACTTTGGATCACCAGCCCAAGGCCAGCTGTCCCtacagtgatgatgatgatggactGGATGAGGTGGAGGTCAATGGCAACTGGACACCCCAAGAGAAAGCACTCCACGAGGCCCGCCTCAAAGCCAAAGCCAAGCGTCGCCTGCGTAGGTCCTCGTCCCGCAACTCAACAAGTGATTCCGTCTCAGAGTCGGGCGAGACGCCAGGAGGTGACCCGCACGCCGCGAAGGGCAAAGTTCACAACAATGACCGCAAGTCGAGGACAGGCAAAGGCAGAGGCCTACCTAAGAAAG GTGGGGCAGGTGGGAAAGGAGTTTGGGGAGCTCCAGGCATGGTTTACGAAGCTGAAGAGCCGGATGTACGGGACCCCAACTATGATGAAGCTGCTCAG GGTGACACTGTTTATGAAACAGTTGTACCGGAGGTAGAAGAGAAGGAACTAGAAAAAATGGTAAACCCAATCGTACTGGAGTACTTTGAACATGGAGACACAAAAGAGGTTGAG GTGTTGCTGAAGGAACTCAACCTGGGGCAACATAAGTACGAGTTTACCTCTGTGGCTGTGTCCCTGTCCCTGGAAGGGAAGGCCAGTCACAGGGAGCTGACCTCCCGCCTGCTGTCCGATCTGTCGGGGAAGATGCTCACACAGGGTGACATGGCCCACGCCTTTGATAAGATGGTGAAAGAGCTGCCGGACCTCATTCTGGACACACCAGAGGCCCCTCAG ATGTTAGGCCAGTTTATAGCCCGAGGCATAGCCGACCACGTCCTTCCCATGAACTTCCTGGATACTTACAAAGGGAAAGTGGACTGCGAGCACGCTAG agtGGCTTTAGACCGCGCTGCAGTCCTTCTGTCAATGAAGAAGGGCATGATTGGTCTAGATAATGTGTGGGGTGTTGGTGGAGGTTTGAGACCCGTTAAACATCTCGTTAAAAAG aTGAACCTTCTCCTCAAAGAGTACCTGATATCTGGAGACGTGTCTGAGGCGGAGCACTGTCTGCGGGACTTGGAAGTCCCTCACTTCCACCATGAACTTGTCTATGAG GCTATAGTGATGGTGCTGGAGTCAAATGGGGACACTGCCAGTCACATGATGATGAAACTTCTGCAGTCCTTCTGGAAAACAGGCCTCATCACTGTGGATCAGATGAACAGG GGCTTCCAGCGTGTGTATGACGAGCTGCATGAAATCTGCCTGGATGTGCCCCTTGCCCACCCCATCATGGAGGCCTTTGTGGACCTCTGCTACCAGGAGTCTGTCATTACCAAACAGCTGCGGGACGCTTGTCCTTTCAG AGGGCGCAAGCGCTTTGTAAGCGAAGGAGACGGTGGACTGATCAAGAACTAA